The genomic interval GCTTAGGGATAGGGATAGAAGAAGGAACTCCAACCGCCCTCTTGGTCCAGTTGTAGGCGCCGAGTGAACATTTCCCAAAAAGCGGCGGCCTGCGTAGCGACGAACCCGTCCCAAACTGTGCCAAAAACTGTGTCGACGCCCACCGACGCTTGCCGACGCAAATGACGCAGAATCCCTGTATTTCCAACGCTGACCGACGCTCACCAACGCCAGAAAGTCGCTCCCAAAGCAGGTGCGCTACCGCGCAACAGACCTCGCGTCGCATGGTAAGCGAAGCCTCCCAAAGCCAAGGCACCCCGAAGGCGAGCGGCCCCAGGTGGAAGGAGGCAACAGGCTCGAGGGCCCCGTACGGGGCGCGCGCTCCCTGGGGTATCGACGCGACGCACCTGAATAAGTCACCTTACCGCAAAAACCCCGCGTCGCGTCGCTAAGCGAGCCCCCCAAGCAAGGAACCCCGAACAGGCGAGCGGCCCCTGGGAGCGCGCGCCCCGTACGGGGCCCCAACCTCGAAAGGCGAAGAGAGCCTTACTTCACCGCGTTAATCATGTCAAAGATCGGCAAGTACATAGCCACGATCATTCCACCCACCACCACACCCAGCACGACGATCATGATCGGCTCCATCGCCGCGAGCAGCGCCTCGACCGCGGTATCTACCTCGTCGTCGTAGAAGTCGGCGATCTTGGTGAGCATCTCGTCCAGCCCACCGGTCTGCTCACCGACGTTGATCATCTGCACCACCATGGGTGGGAACACCCCCGATTCCTTCAGCGGTCCGGCGATCGTCTCACCACCCGCGATCGAGGCTCGCGACCCCATCACCGCGTCGTGGATGACCCGGTTGCCCGCCGTCTTCGCCGTGATCTCCAGGCCCTCGAGAATTGAGACACCCGAGGAGACCAACGTGCCGAGCGTGCGCGTAAAGCGCGCCACTGCCGACTTGCGTTGAAGGTCGCCGAGAACCGGAAGCGTCAGCAGAATCCTGTCGATCATCAGGTTGCCCTTGTCGGTGGCGTAATACCGTCGAATACCCACCACGAAAAGGATGATCCCCCCGGCGCAGGCCCACCAGTACCCCTGCAGGAAGGCGGACATCCCGATGACGATGAGGGTCGGGAGAGGTAGCGGGATTCCGGCCGCATCGAACATCGTCTGGAAGGTCGGGATCACGAAGAGCAGCAGGATCACGATGGCGCCAGCGGCCACCGAGAAAATCACACCCGGGTAGATCATCGCGGCCTTGATCTTCCGGATGAGCGCGTCGTTCTTCTCCAGGAACGTCGCGAGGCGCAGCAGAATCGTGTCGAGGATACCACCGGCCTCACCAGCGGCGACCATGTTCACGAAGAGCTCGGTGAAGACCTTCGGGTGCCTGCCCATCGCGTCGGCCAGCGTATGACCGGACTCGATGTCGTACAGCGTCTCACTGATGACCTTTCGAAGCGCCATGTTCTCGGTCTGCTCCGCAAGGATGTCGAGACTCTGCACCAGCGGCAGACCCGCGTTGATCATCGTCGCGAACTGACGAGTGAAAATCACGATGTCGCGCGTCGTGATCCCGGTCCCGAAGTGAAAGCTGATCTCTTTCGACTTCTCCCGGACGGAAACCGGGATCAGCTTCTGCTTGTGAATGTGGGCGAGGACATCGTCCTTGGTGGGGAGGTCGACTTCCCCAGACTGGATGTCGCCGCCCGACGCTGGTCTCGCGCTGTACGCAAACGTTGGCATGTCTCTTTACCTTACTTGGGTACGCTAGAAGAAGTTACTCACCAGGCACCGGCTCGCCTACTGCGCGCAGCAACTCGTTCTGATCACCGGAACGCTTGAGCGCCTCCTCGAGCGTGACGTCACCCTTCATGTACAGCATATGGAGCGCGTCGTTCATCGTCTGCATCCCGTGCTTCTTCCCGGCCTGCATGAGCGAGTACACCTGATGGATCTTGTCATCGCGGATGATGGCTCGAATCGCAGGTGTGCACACCATGATCTCGCACGCGCAGACACGTCCCCTCCCCTTCGCCTTCGGGAGTAGCATCTGTGTGATGACGCCCTCGAGAACGAACGCCAGCTGGGTGCGGATCTGACTCTGTTGATGTGCCGGGAACGCATCCACGATACGGTTGATCGACTCAGCCGCCGAGTTGGTGTGCAGGGTCGCGAGCACCAGGTGGCCTGTCTCTGCGATGCTCACCGCGGCGCTGATGGTCTCCAGATCCCGCATCTCGCCTATGAGCACGATGTCGGGGTCCTGCCGAAGCGCATACTTGAGAGCGGTGGTGAAGCTCTGCGTATCCGACCCCACCTCCCGCTGGTTGATGATACAGCTCTTGTGGCGGTGAATGAACTCGATCGGATCCTCGATGGTGATGATGTGACTCTTCCGCTCCCGGTTGATCTTGTCGACCATCGCGGCGAGCGTCGTCGACTTGCCCGAGCCGGTCGGCCCCGTTACCAAGACGAGGCCTCTCGGGCGTTCGGCGAGCTTGTTGACGATCGGGGGCATCCCGAGCTTGTCGAGCGCGATGATCTCGTAGGGAATCTGCCGGATCGCCATCCCGACGCAGCCGCGCTGCTTGTACACATTGCCGCGGAAGCGCGAGAGATTCTGCACCCCGAAAGAGAAATCGAGCTCGTCTTCGACTTCGAAGCGCTTTTTCTGGTTTTCGGTGAGAATGGAGTACGAGAGCGCGAGTGTGTCCTTCGGAGTGAGCACCTGGCCTGTCTTCGACTTGGTCAGGTCTCCGTCGATGCGGATCATGGCCGGGTTCCCCACGGTGATGTGGAGGTCCGACGCGCCGCGCTGGAGCATTTCCTGGAGCAACGAGCGGAGACTCAGCTCCTGCTGTTGCTCGCGTTTTTGGTGTCCTGCCGGAGCAGCCGGCTGGTCCATTAGGGCATCCTTATGTCGGGGGCGCGCGGCTACTCCTCGGTGGTGGCCGTGGTCTCTTTCACCAACTCTTCAATCGTGGTAATGCCTCTCTCGACCTTTTTCATTCCGTCTTCCCGGAGGGTCAACATCCCTTCCGAGCACGCCAAGTCTCGCAGCTCGTCTGTCGACACCTCCCGCATGATCATTTTGCGCAGCTCCGTCGACATGATCATGACCTCGTAAAAGCCGCAGCGGCCTTTATAGCCCGATCCACCGCACTCGTTGCATCCCTCGCCCCTGTAGAACGTGTTCTGGTCCGCCCAGTCGAGCGGGAGCTTGGCTGAGTTGAGGAAGTCTTCGTCGTACGTCGCTTCGATCTTGCAGCTGGTGCAAATGCGGCGGGTGAGTCGCTGCGCCGTGAGTAGGTTGAGCGCAGAGGCCACGTTGAACGGCTCGAGCTTCATGTCGATCAGTCGAGTGATCGTGGACGGACAATCGTTCGTGTGCAGCGTGGAGAGCACCAAGTGACCGGTGAGCGCAGCTTTGATCGCAATACTACCCGTCTCCAAGTCACGAATCTCACCGAGCATGATGATGTTCGGGTCCTGTCGAAGGAACGCCTTGAGCGCCGCGGCGAACGTCATGCCGACCTGGTTACGGACCAGAACCTGGTTGATTCCGTACAGATTGAACTCGACCGGGTCCTCGACCGTCATGATGTTCGTTTCGATGGTGTTGATCTGTGACAGCGCCGAATAGAGGGTCGTGGTCTTGCCCGAACCCGTTGGCCCCGTCACCAGAACCATGCCGTACGGGCGAGAGATCGCCCACATGAAGTCCTTTTCGGCCTTCGGTTCGAAGCCGAAGGTGGTCAAGTCGAAGGTCAGGTTTCCTTTGTCGAGGATACGGAGAACGATCTTCTCTCCGAAGATCACCGGCAGGACCGAGACACGGAAGTCGACGACCTTGCTCTTCATCTTGAGCTTGATGCGGCCGTCCTGGGGAATACGACGCTCAGCGATATTGAGATCGGCGAGGATCTTCACGCGAGAGGTGAGCGCAGCTCTCATTCTGAACGGCGGCTTCATGACTTCCAGAAGAGAACCGTCAATCCGATACCGGATCCGGATCTCCTTCTCGAACGGCTCGATGTGGATATCGGAGACGCCCTTTAGTACCGCGTCCGTGAGAAGGCCGTTGATGAACTTGACGACAGGGGCCGAGTCGATCTCGGCCGCCATCTGGGAGTAGGCCTCTTCCTCCTCGATGATCTCGACCTCGTCCTCACCCCACTGCTCGAGCAGATTCGCCATCTGCTCGTCGTCCGTCTGGCTGAAGTACTCCTCGAGGTGCTTGCGGAGCGTATACTCACCGACGATGACCGGCTCGATTTCGAGCTTGGTGATGAACTTGAGGTCGTCGATTGCCGAGAAGTCCGTGGGATCGGTCATCGCTACCGTAAGCATCCGCCCGACTCGACGCAGCGGGAGGACCAGATGCTTGAGAGCGACATGAGCGGGGATAAGCTTCAGGATCTTCTCGTCCACCGTGACCTTGTCGAGGTCGACCGCAGGGACGCGGTACTGCCTCGCGAGCATCCGCGTGAGCTCTTGCTCCTGGACGAACCCCAGGTGGACCAACGCGTACCCGATCCGGTGGCCTTCTGTCCTGGAGACGGCGAGGCCTTCCTTCAATTGCTCCTCGGTGATCAGGCCTTCACGAACGAACAGGTCTCCGAGACGAATCTCCTGTACAGCCTTGGCTCCCATCGGCGAGCAATCCTAACTGTGGGACATCGCGGGGGGCGCCGCAGACGCTGCGCCGCCAACGAACAATACAAAAGCGTACCGTCACTCTACAAGAGAGATGGCGGAACGCCCAATCGGCCTTGCGGCCCAACCGACCTCGGCGTCATCGTCGGCTCCCACCCGCAGTCACGAGAGGACGCAGTCGCTCGAGCGTGGCAGGCCCGATTCCGTGCACACGCACCAGATCCTCAACGCTCGCAAACATCTGTTCTCTTCTCATGTCGACGATGCGTGCGGCGAGCGCTGGCCCGATCCCAGGCAACGCGATCAGGTCGTCCACCGTCGCGCGATTGATGTCGACGGCGGGCGCAGAGGACGTCCGGGGCGGCCGCGGGCGGCCCCGCGGCGCCGGGAGGGGCCTCGACACCGCGATGTGGGATTCGAACTTCGCGACGGTGGCCGGACCTATGCCGCGCACACGCGATAGGTCGGCGGCGTCGCGGAACGGACCCGTCCGCTCTCGCTCCGCCACGATCGCCAGCGCCACCACCGCACCGACCCCCGGGAGCCGATCCAGCTCCTGGACAGTCGCAAGGTTGGGGTCGATGCGCTCGCCTGGCTCGAGTGGCCGGGACCTGCGCTCAGCATCCGCGAGCCCCTCCTGGCTCACCGCGAGCAAGGAATCTGTCACCTCGGCGACGTCCGGTGCCACGCCCCCGACCGGCCAAGCCCAGCGCACGGCGCTCACGGCGAGCAACAACAGCGCGGTCCGGCGCAGTGCTCGGGTCTCGGAATCGTGCATTTAGAAATCGGAGTCGTGCATCTAGAAAATT from Gemmatimonadota bacterium carries:
- a CDS encoding type II secretion system F family protein is translated as MPTFAYSARPASGGDIQSGEVDLPTKDDVLAHIHKQKLIPVSVREKSKEISFHFGTGITTRDIVIFTRQFATMINAGLPLVQSLDILAEQTENMALRKVISETLYDIESGHTLADAMGRHPKVFTELFVNMVAAGEAGGILDTILLRLATFLEKNDALIRKIKAAMIYPGVIFSVAAGAIVILLLFVIPTFQTMFDAAGIPLPLPTLIVIGMSAFLQGYWWACAGGIILFVVGIRRYYATDKGNLMIDRILLTLPVLGDLQRKSAVARFTRTLGTLVSSGVSILEGLEITAKTAGNRVIHDAVMGSRASIAGGETIAGPLKESGVFPPMVVQMINVGEQTGGLDEMLTKIADFYDDEVDTAVEALLAAMEPIMIVVLGVVVGGMIVAMYLPIFDMINAVK
- a CDS encoding type IV pilus twitching motility protein PilT; translation: MDQPAAPAGHQKREQQQELSLRSLLQEMLQRGASDLHITVGNPAMIRIDGDLTKSKTGQVLTPKDTLALSYSILTENQKKRFEVEDELDFSFGVQNLSRFRGNVYKQRGCVGMAIRQIPYEIIALDKLGMPPIVNKLAERPRGLVLVTGPTGSGKSTTLAAMVDKINRERKSHIITIEDPIEFIHRHKSCIINQREVGSDTQSFTTALKYALRQDPDIVLIGEMRDLETISAAVSIAETGHLVLATLHTNSAAESINRIVDAFPAHQQSQIRTQLAFVLEGVITQMLLPKAKGRGRVCACEIMVCTPAIRAIIRDDKIHQVYSLMQAGKKHGMQTMNDALHMLYMKGDVTLEEALKRSGDQNELLRAVGEPVPGE
- the pilB gene encoding type IV-A pilus assembly ATPase PilB is translated as MGAKAVQEIRLGDLFVREGLITEEQLKEGLAVSRTEGHRIGYALVHLGFVQEQELTRMLARQYRVPAVDLDKVTVDEKILKLIPAHVALKHLVLPLRRVGRMLTVAMTDPTDFSAIDDLKFITKLEIEPVIVGEYTLRKHLEEYFSQTDDEQMANLLEQWGEDEVEIIEEEEAYSQMAAEIDSAPVVKFINGLLTDAVLKGVSDIHIEPFEKEIRIRYRIDGSLLEVMKPPFRMRAALTSRVKILADLNIAERRIPQDGRIKLKMKSKVVDFRVSVLPVIFGEKIVLRILDKGNLTFDLTTFGFEPKAEKDFMWAISRPYGMVLVTGPTGSGKTTTLYSALSQINTIETNIMTVEDPVEFNLYGINQVLVRNQVGMTFAAALKAFLRQDPNIIMLGEIRDLETGSIAIKAALTGHLVLSTLHTNDCPSTITRLIDMKLEPFNVASALNLLTAQRLTRRICTSCKIEATYDEDFLNSAKLPLDWADQNTFYRGEGCNECGGSGYKGRCGFYEVMIMSTELRKMIMREVSTDELRDLACSEGMLTLREDGMKKVERGITTIEELVKETTATTEE
- a CDS encoding ComEA family DNA-binding protein gives rise to the protein MVALAIVAERERTGPFRDAADLSRVRGIGPATVAKFESHIAVSRPLPAPRGRPRPPRTSSAPAVDINRATVDDLIALPGIGPALAARIVDMRREQMFASVEDLVRVHGIGPATLERLRPLVTAGGSRR